From the genome of Streptomyces sp. NBC_01260, one region includes:
- a CDS encoding sugar ABC transporter ATP-binding protein: MAPEPPLLTMSGITKSFPGVRALDGVDLEVQAGEVHCLLGQNGAGKSTLIKVLAGAHQPDGGEITWRGSPAVLKSPITAMRLGIATIYQELDLVEGLSVAENVFLGHEPTSAGFVVRTREGRTAAAALLKRLGHPEIDPARPVGELSAAQQQIVSMARALSHDVRLIVMDEPSAALDPDEVANLFRIVASLTADGVAVVYISHRLEEIRRIGDRVTVLKDGRAVAVGLPAETTPTRDIVAMMTGRNVEYVFPPRPGAVPEDSGAEPVLKVEGLSRKGEFAPVDLELRPGEIVGLAGLVGSGRSEILETIYGARRATAGRVTVAGRPLRPGSVRAAVAAGVGLAPEERKAQALLMLESVTRNVSVSSMSRFSRGGWLDRGAERKAARAATRELSLRPDNPDTPVRTLSGGNQQKAVLARWLLRGCRVLLLDEPTRGVDVGARAELYAVIRRLADEGLAVLLVSSEVPEVLGLADRVLVLREGRVVHTADARELDEHRVLDLVMEGSPTS; this comes from the coding sequence ATGGCTCCAGAACCACCCCTGCTCACCATGTCCGGCATCACCAAGTCGTTTCCCGGCGTGCGCGCCCTCGACGGCGTCGACCTGGAGGTCCAGGCCGGCGAGGTCCACTGTCTGCTCGGCCAGAACGGGGCCGGGAAATCCACCCTCATCAAGGTGCTCGCCGGGGCTCACCAGCCCGACGGCGGCGAGATCACCTGGCGCGGCTCACCCGCCGTACTCAAGTCGCCCATCACCGCGATGCGTCTCGGGATCGCCACCATCTACCAGGAACTCGACCTGGTGGAGGGGCTGTCGGTCGCCGAGAACGTCTTCCTCGGCCATGAACCCACCAGCGCGGGCTTCGTCGTCCGCACCCGCGAGGGCCGCACCGCGGCCGCCGCACTGCTGAAGCGCCTCGGCCACCCGGAGATCGACCCGGCCCGCCCGGTCGGTGAACTCTCCGCGGCCCAGCAGCAGATCGTCTCGATGGCCCGCGCGCTCTCCCACGACGTACGGCTCATCGTGATGGACGAACCGTCCGCGGCCCTCGACCCCGACGAGGTCGCCAATCTCTTCCGCATCGTCGCCTCCCTGACCGCCGACGGGGTTGCCGTCGTCTACATCTCCCACAGGCTGGAGGAGATCCGCCGGATCGGCGACCGGGTGACCGTACTCAAGGACGGCCGGGCCGTCGCGGTCGGCCTTCCCGCCGAGACCACCCCGACGCGCGACATCGTTGCCATGATGACCGGCCGCAATGTCGAGTACGTCTTCCCGCCGAGGCCCGGAGCCGTCCCCGAGGACTCCGGCGCCGAGCCCGTGCTCAAGGTCGAAGGCCTCTCCAGGAAGGGCGAGTTCGCCCCCGTCGACCTGGAACTCAGGCCCGGCGAGATCGTCGGCCTCGCCGGCCTGGTCGGCTCCGGGCGCTCCGAGATCCTGGAGACGATCTACGGCGCGCGCCGTGCCACCGCCGGACGGGTCACCGTCGCCGGCCGGCCGCTGCGGCCCGGCAGCGTCCGCGCCGCCGTCGCGGCCGGCGTCGGCCTCGCCCCCGAGGAACGCAAGGCGCAGGCCCTGCTGATGCTCGAATCCGTCACCCGCAATGTCTCCGTCTCCTCCATGTCCCGCTTCTCCAGGGGTGGTTGGCTCGACCGGGGCGCGGAGCGCAAGGCGGCCCGCGCCGCCACCCGCGAACTCTCGCTGCGCCCCGACAACCCGGACACCCCCGTCCGCACCCTCTCCGGCGGCAATCAGCAGAAGGCGGTCCTGGCCCGCTGGCTGCTGCGCGGCTGCCGGGTGCTGCTGCTCGACGAACCGACCCGCGGGGTGGACGTCGGCGCCCGCGCCGAGCTCTACGCCGTGATCCGACGGCTGGCCGACGAAGGCCTCGCCGTACTGCTCGTCTCCAGCGAAGTGCCCGAAGTCCTGGGCCTCGCCGACCGGGTGCTGGTGCTCCGCGAAGGCCGCGTCGTGCATACGGCGGACGCCAGGGAGCTCGACGAGCACCGCGTACTCGACCTCGTGATGGAAGGGAGCCCGACGTCATGA